The Primulina tabacum isolate GXHZ01 chromosome 7, ASM2559414v2, whole genome shotgun sequence genome includes a window with the following:
- the LOC142551739 gene encoding LOW QUALITY PROTEIN: receptor homology region, transmembrane domain- and RING domain-containing protein 2-like (The sequence of the model RefSeq protein was modified relative to this genomic sequence to represent the inferred CDS: deleted 1 base in 1 codon), translated as MLKFWGFFRCLFCLMCSFTAFGKVVLIGNNVTSSFQDIEANFAPSVKGSGIYGTLYMAEPLDACSPLTNKIVTKINDTRYPFALIIRGVCSFDEKVRRAQVAGFKASIVYDNEDGELVAMAGNSAGVKINAVFVSKASGETLGKYAGSVDTEIWISPVYENSAWSIMAISFISLLAMSAVLATCFFIRRHRIRRERPQAPQAPHVREFHGMSRRMVKAMPSLTFTAVSEDYCTSSTCAICLEDYKIGEKLRILPCCHKFHAICVDAWLTSWRTFCPVCKRDARTSTGEPPASESTPLLSSSPASSALSSFRSSLASSSAMQIGQSSLQSTSFARPQSISTTPYNQYYHQSPNLSTSRSSVDLRNMSSQRSLGSYLISPHSLGYPSMSPLNSRYMSPYIPSPSNASSSYIGSSSRPPNLLHYSESAASFSPFASAQSLPGC; from the exons CTCCATCAGTGAAAGGGTCGGGGATATATGGCACATTATACATGGCAGAACCATTGGATGCATGCTCTCCTTTGACTAATAAAATTGTTACAAAAATAAATGACACCAGGTATCCATTTGCTTTGATAATCAGAGGAGTATGTAGCTTTGATGAAAAGGTCAGGAGAGCGCAAGTTGCTGGGTTCAAAGCA TCCATCGTCTACGATAATGAGGATGGCGAACTAGTTGCAA TGGCTGGAAATTCTGCCGGTGTAAAGATCAATGCAGTTTTTGTGTCCAAAGCCTCAGGTGAAACACTGGGAAAATATGCTGGTTCTGTTGATACTGAGATATGGATATCCCCAGTGTATGAAAATTCAGCATGGTCTATCATGGCTATATCTTTCATATCGCTACTCGCCATGTCTGCTGTGTTAGCTACTTGTTTCTTCATTCGAAGGCATCGCATAAGAAGAGAACGGCCTCAAGCTCCTCAAGCTCCTCATGTACGAGAATTTCATGGGATGAGCCGCCGCATGGTAAAAGCTATGCCAAGCCTGACTTTTACTGCAGTTTCGGAGGACTATTGTACCTCAAGTACGTGTGCCATATGTCTTGAAGACTATAAGATTGGTGAGAAGCTTAGAATTCTCCCATGCTGCCACA aattccACGCCATATGTGTCGATGCATGGCTAACATCATGGAGAACGTTCTGTCCAGTCTGCAAGCGTGATGCAAGAACCAGCACAGGTGAACCACCAGCATCAGAATCTACACCTTTACTGTCATCCAGCCCAGCATCATCTGCGCTATCGTCTTTTAGATCATCATTAGCATCATCATCAGCCATGCAAATCGGTCAATCATCTCTGCAATCAACCTCCTTTGCTCGTCCCCAGTCCATCTCTACCACTCCTTACAATCAATATTACCATCAATCGCCTAACCTAAGTACAAGTCGAAGCTCAGTCGATCTAAGAAATATGTCTTCACAAAGATCTCTTGGAAGTTACTTGATTTCACCTCACTCACTGGGTTACCCTTCAATGTCGCCTCTTAATTCCAGATACATGTCTCCATATATCCCTAGCCCAAGCAATGCTTCATCGAGTTATATTGGGTCTTCAAGTCGGCCTCCTAATCTGCTGCATTACAGCGAGTCAGCTGCAAGCTTTTCACCTTTTGCATCAGCCCAGTCTCTTCCAGGATGCTAa
- the LOC142550753 gene encoding protein disulfide isomerase-like 5-2 produces the protein MNVGLQLDKAAPLLSGLKKPMVVAKVDADKYTNLASKHDIEKADLLVRYLTKFVAPDVAILCSDSAIREFIEAAGIYFPTFIGFGLNESTISNLPIKYKKRSWFSVAKDFSDNITTQYDFDKAPALAAIHLASKEHSIFYRPLEDMPSHARISFQIAEEKEHLKNKCCTDSGSLEDDPRKFVATILNDEGDDKSKGLLKGEDFAESFDVSKKTKLPRMVLWDGNEEYYLWNGFQDYIGGREVDAKLDKFHFMVCA, from the exons ATGAATGTTGGATTGCAGCTGGACAAAGCAGCCCCTCTTTTATCTGGACTGAAGAAGCCTATGGTTGTTGCAAAAGTAGATGCTGACAAGTACACAAATCTTGCTTCTAAGCATGACATTGA GAAAGCTGATTTACTTGTTCGATATTTGACAAAATTTGTTGCTCCTGATGTCGCTATTCTCTGTTCTGATTCTGCTATTAGAGAATTTATTGAAGCAGCTGGTATTTATTTTCCTACATTCATAGGCTTTGGCTTAAATGAATCCACAATATCAAATTTGCCTATCAAGTATAAGAAGAGATCATGGTTTTCTGTTGCCAAGGATTTCTCTGATAATATAACGACTCAATATGATTTTGACAAGGCACCTGCTTTGGCTGCAATTCATTTAGCCTCCAAAGAACATAGCATTTTCTACAGGCCTCTTGAAG ACATGCCTAGCCACGCTCGAATATCCTTCCAAATTGCCGAGGAGAAAGAGCATTTGAAGAACAAGTGCTGTACTGATTCAGGCTCGCTAGAGGATGATCCAAGAAAATTTGTCGCAACGATATTGAATGATGAAGGAGATGATAAATCAAAAGGATTGTTAAAA GGGGAAGATTTTGCTGAATCATTTGATGTCTCCAAGAAAACAAAGTTACCCAGGATGGTGTTATGGGATGGCAATGAGGAATATTATTTG TGGAATGGATTCCAAGATTATATCGGTGGGCGTGAAGTTGATGCAAAGCTGGACAAATTTCATTTCATGGTTTGTGCATAG